In Antarcticibacterium arcticum, the genomic stretch AGTATTGAAAACGAATATATGCTCTTTGTTACACAGTGTAAGTATCTCCATCCCATGCTTGTTCTCACCGCTAAAATGGGAATTGAGATCAATGTTTTTAATTTGGTAACGAAAAGCCAAAAGCTGGCAAAACCTGAATTTTACAGTCTTATGGCCAAAGTCCAGAATAAAGTTCCTGTCCCTGTCTGACTGATAGGTTTTAAAAAAACGGGATTGATATATAAGCTTCATGGGCTGCAAAATTATTCCTTATTTAGAATAATACCAAATTATTTACACCTTTATTTGACGCTGGATTTGCTGGTCAAGGGAAATAAAAGTTTCTGTACGGGAAACCCCTTCTATTGCCTGAATATTCATATTAAGCACCTTCATTAAATGCTCATTATCCCTGCAAAGGATCTTAAGAAAAATTGACCAGTTTCCTGTAGTGTAATGACACTCCAGAACCTCGGGGATCTCCCTTAGTTTTTTTACAGCCTGTGGGTTACTAATCGCCTTGTCCAGATAAACCCCCACAAATGCCAGAGTGGTGTATCCCAATACCCTGGGGTTTATTACCAGTTTTGACCCTTCGATCAAACCTGCTTTTTCAAGTTTTCTTAAGCGTTGATGTATGGCCGCGCCGCTTATACCCAGATTTCTTGCAATTTCAAGTATGGGTTTACGGGCATCCTCCATAAGATGGTTAAGAATTGTTTTATCAATCCCATCAATGTTAACTTTTTCGTCTATGATTTTCATGTAGGTGCATTTTGGAGGGCAGTAATAAAATTAGGATTTTTATTTAATTTCCAACCTCTCCAAACGGGTTATAACCTAAATATTCTGTTTCTTTTTCCTGAAAGCTAATTCCGTATTCCTGTAACTCTTCTAAAATGGGTTCATAAACTTCCCGGGTAATAGGTATTTGGACCCCAGGGGTAGTGATCTTTTTGTTTAATATAGCAAGTGTTGCTATGGCAACTGGCAAGCCCACCGTTTTTGCCATTGCAGTATAGGTCTGGTCTTCCCCTATATGTACCATGGTGGAATCTATCTGTTTTTTTTCGCCTTCAAGTTCATAACCAAATTTATGATACATAACAATCATATCCTTATCATCTTCGGCCAGAGTCCATTTATCTTCCAGGATTTTTTGCAATGCCCGCGCAGGAGTAGCATTTGGAATACCTATTTTCTTCCCGTCATTAAAAAGATCGAGCTCTACCAGTTTATCCCACATTATATCATCCTGATCTATTTTAAGGTTGTGACGCAATTTTAATTCAACTGTATCTGTAGGGGAGTAGGGAAGAAAAGAGTTTACAAAATCACGGTAACTCATATGTTCTGAATTTTCCAGTTCATAGGTGTCATCTGTCATACCCAGTTGCACAAACATATTCCATGCACGGCTGAAGCCAACCCGGCGTATGGTACCCCGGTATAAGGTTAAGATGTCTTCCAGCCCGTATATGCTGCGGTAATCTAAGGAATTCCGGTTGGCATAGCCTTCAAACTTTCCGTAACCATCCACGTGCAAAAATTCTGTACGCCTGAATAA encodes the following:
- a CDS encoding Lrp/AsnC ligand binding domain-containing protein, whose protein sequence is MKIIDEKVNIDGIDKTILNHLMEDARKPILEIARNLGISGAAIHQRLRKLEKAGLIEGSKLVINPRVLGYTTLAFVGVYLDKAISNPQAVKKLREIPEVLECHYTTGNWSIFLKILCRDNEHLMKVLNMNIQAIEGVSRTETFISLDQQIQRQIKV
- a CDS encoding saccharopine dehydrogenase family protein — its product is MRQILVIGAGKSTSVLIRYLLEKAESENLLITLGDLDLEQAKRISRGHSRCNAISLNVFDKESRENAIQNAHIVISMLPASFHIEVARDCIKFKKNLVTASYVSKEMRALDSEVKQNGLVFMNEIGVDPGLDHMSAMQVIDQIRAKGGKMLMFESFTGGLVAPESDTNLWNYKFTWNPRNVVVAGQGGVAEFIQEGKYKYIPYHRLFRRTEFLHVDGYGKFEGYANRNSLDYRSIYGLEDILTLYRGTIRRVGFSRAWNMFVQLGMTDDTYELENSEHMSYRDFVNSFLPYSPTDTVELKLRHNLKIDQDDIMWDKLVELDLFNDGKKIGIPNATPARALQKILEDKWTLAEDDKDMIVMYHKFGYELEGEKKQIDSTMVHIGEDQTYTAMAKTVGLPVAIATLAILNKKITTPGVQIPITREVYEPILEELQEYGISFQEKETEYLGYNPFGEVGN